A stretch of DNA from Synechococcus sp. PROS-9-1:
AGGCCTATGCCGGTGCCAAGACCTGTGAGCCCGAGGCGCACCCGTTGAACATCGGTGACATCGTCCAGCATCTCTTGTGGAAGGAGATGAACTCCCATCCAGCCGGTGGCTCCACCGGAGATCAGAAATAGGACCAGGATGAGAACTTCAACCATGGCTGTAGGTCGTGGCCGTTCACTCCGTATGCAGGCAGCATGCACCATCTTCCGTCGCTCTGCCTGCGCAGATGACCGCATCTGCACCTCGCAGCGCCTATTTGCATATTCCGTTTTGCTATCGGCGTTGCTTTTACTGCGACTTCGCCGTGGTTCCTCTGGGCGATCGGGCTGATGCATTTGGAGGGTCTGGTAGTGGCTCGATCGAGGCCTACCTGGATCTGCTCAGCGCAGAGATCAATCTGTCTCCCCAAGGGCCTGCGCTGGCCACTGTGTATGTGGGGGGTGGCACGCCATCGCTGTTGAGGCCTGATCAAATTGCAGCGCTGCTGCAGCAGCTCAGAGGCCGATTCGGGTTCCAGGACGGTGCCGAAATCACCCTAGAAATGGACCCTGCCACGTTTGAGCGAAGTGATCTTCAATCCCTGATCGCTGCAGGCGTCACCCGCGTGAGTTTGGGGGGGCAAAGTTTCGACGATGTCAGGCTCGCGGCCCTGGGGCGCCGACATCGAAGTCAGGATTTGTTGGAGGCCTGCCATTGGCTCCAAGACTCTTTGCAAGTTGGTGAACTGCAGAGCTGGAGCTTGGATCTGATTCGCAACCTCCCAGACCAAGGAGATCAGGAATGGGAGGCACAGCTGGAGCAGGCCGTCGCTGTTCAAGCTCCCCACGTATCGATCTACGACCTCAGCGTGGAGCCAGGCACTGTGTTTGCCTGGCGTGAGAAGCGTGGCGAGCTGGCTCTCCCCGAGGAAGATGCCGCCGCCGACCGCATCGCCTTCACCACCCGCAGGCTCCGACGCGCCGGTTATTGCCGCTATGAAATCTCAAATTTCGCTCGGCCAGGCCATTCTTCCAGGCATAACCGCGTGTATTGGAGTGGTGCAGGCTGGTGGGCTTTTGGCCTGGGTGCGACCAGTGCTCCTTGGGGGGAGCGGATGGCCCGTCCTCGAACCCGTGAGGCCTATGCCTCTTGGTTGAAGGATCAGAGTCAAGAACTGGATTCCAGCTTGCTTCAAGGGTCTGCTGCGAGTTTGCCTCTGGATGATCGCTTGCTCGTAGGACTGCGCTGCCACGAAGGCGTGGACCTATGGGAGCTTGCGAGAGGCTGCGGCTGGGACGAACGGCGCTGCAACCGTGATCTACCTGGCCTAGAAGCGCGTTGGGAAACCTACGTGGTCACTGGCCTTATGGAACGTTTTGGCCGTCGCTGGCGCCTCACCGATCCCGAGGGGATGGCTGTTAGCAATCAGGTGCTTGTGGAGGTGGTGGAGTGGTGGGAGTTGCTCCCTGATCCCGTTGCTCCTTGAGCCAGCTTTTTAGGGCGGTGATGCTGAGTTCACGGCCTTGCATTCGCGCCGTGGTGAAGGGTGGTTGGCTTGGTGTTAAGCCCAGCAGGTCTGCGGTCACGCTGACCTGTCCATCGCAATCGGCTCCGGCGCCGATGCCAATCACCGGGATGGACAAGTGACGTCGCAAGCGACCGGCGAGTTCGCCAGGAATATGCTCCACAACCAGAGAGAAACAACCGGCGTCCTGTAAGGCTTGCGCTTGACGATGCAGTTTGTCTTGGCTGCGCGGATCGCTGGCTTGACGCTGATAGCCGAGGCGATGCACGGCCTGAGGGGTAAGTCCGAGATGGCCCATCACTGGGATGCCCATGCGGACGAGGCGCTCCACAACGGCAACCACCTCGGGTTCTCCGCCCTCAAGCTTGACGGCGGCGGCATCCGACTCTTTGAGAATGGTGCCTGCAGCGGCGACGGCGCGATCGAGGCCGCACTGATAACTCAGGAATGGCAGATCGCACACCACCAGCGGTTGCTGGGCGAGAGGTTTGCTCAGCCCACGGCATACGGCCTGGCTGTGATGAAGCATTTGTTCAAGCGTGACCGGAAGGGTGGTGGCATGGCCAAGAACCACCATCGCGAGTGAATCACCCACTAAAACCACATCGGCGCCTGCCTCTTCAACCAAGGCCGCACTGAGAGCATCCCAGGCCGTGAGCATCGTGATGGCTCTTCCTGATTGCTTGAAGCGAATCAATTCAGCTGGGCGCATCCGCCCTTCCGCCGTAAAAGAGGTTCATTGCTAACATTGCATTGATTCGGATCCATGCGGTCCAGACGCCCAAACCTGGTCAGAACCGGAAGGGAGCAGCCACACGGGATGCTCTAGGCAGGCGTGGACTCCGGGTCACCAACTTTTAGTTGTCGTTTTGGCGTTGCTGCCGCTGCCTGAGGAAATCAGGAATCCTGGCTCCGGTTTCAGGGGCGATGTTGGTGCTTGAACTGGGCTGGAATGGTGACACGGCTGACCTGGTGCTGCTGCGCTCTGAGCGATAGGGATTTCCATCAGTAAAGCCCGTAGCAATCACGGTTACGTGAATCTCGCCCTCGAGGCGTTCATCCACTACAGCGCCAACAATGATGTTGGCTTCTGGATCCACCACGTCGTAAATCACCTCTGATGCGGTGGTCATGTCCTCCAGGGTCATGTCCCGGCCGCCGCTGATGTTGATCACGCAGCCGCTGGCACCATCGATGCGAGCTGCTTCGAGCAAAGGGCTGTTGATAGCTGTTTGAGCCGCTTCAACCGCCCGTGATCGACCTGAACCCACACCGATACCCAGCAGGGCAGTACCGGCTTCAGTCATCACGGAGCGCACGTCAGCGAAGTCAACGTTGACGAGGCCTGGGAGCGTAATGATGTCGCTGATTCCCTTCACTCCCATACGCAGTACGTCATCGGCACTACGGAAGGCTTCCTGCAGAGGTGCTCCAGCGATGGCATCCCGAAGCCGATCGTTGGGAATAACGATCAAGGTGTCAACGTGCTCTGCCAGGCGAGCAATGCCTTCATCGGCCTGCCGCATCCTGCGGCGACCCTCAAAACTGAACGGTTTGGTGACGATGCCAACGGTGAGAGCTCCGCTTTCCTTGGCAACTTCGGCGACAACAGGAGCTGCACCAGTTCCGGTGCCACCTCCCATCCCCGCGGCGATGAAGACCAGATCTGCGCCTTGTAATGCCTGTTGAAGATCAGCCCGCGATTCTTCTGCCGCTTTTTGGCCAATGCTGGGATTGCCTCCAGCTCCAAGTCCACGGGTGAGCGTTTGGCCCAACTGCACCCGATTGTTGGCAGCGGATTGAATCAACGCCTGTGCATCCGTGTTTAAAACGCGGTAAGCAACCCCTTCCAGATCGCTCAAAATCATGCGATTGACGGCGTTGCTGCCTCCACCTCCAACACCGATCACTTCGATGCGAGCTGATTGGCTAGGCGAGATGCCCTCTGGGTTCATGGATGATGACATCTCACTGCTGACACTCTCCATATATCTGAGCTTGAACCGCTGTAATCGGTTGCATTATGGAGCTGTGAGTGGGTTTTGCCGACAAAAGTGATACAGGAACTTGATTGTCACGATCGTTTGTGGCCTGAGAGCGTCAACGATCGCTAGCTTTTTTTGCGTTTTTCGGCTTAGGTGCTGGGCGTAATTTCAGTTCAGGTTGGCTTGGATCACTGAGATCCAGGCCTTCATTTGAAGCGCCGCGCAGGTTGGGAGGGAGGCTTTGATTCAGTTGCGCAATGGTCTTGAATTGCTGATCTAACAGGGCTTCATTGGCGCCGAGATAGACAAGACCAAGGGTTTGAATGCGCAGACTGACGCCACCGGCGGGCTCCACCACAATGGTTTTCAGTGGTTGGCCCAGCAGGTCGCGTTGTTGAAGAATCTGGGCAATGACCTCGCGTCGATTGGAAATCCAGCCGTCTACTTTCACCGCACTCGCTGGCTTCTCCCCCCGACTGGCCATGTCCATCGGCATCCACTGAGCCTCGCGGTCCACCATGCCCCGCTCGATTCCTTTGGGGCCCCTACGGGTGGCAGCCGCGATTGGTCGGCGTTCGACGAGTTGGATGTCTAGCCCTGGAGGGAATAGATGCCGCTGAACGGACACCTCTTGCACAGGAAGCTCCCGCATCAATTGGGCCTCGATCTGACCAGGCTCAAGGCTTAAGAGTGATTGTGGAAAGGAGAGGCCTGCCGCCTTCACCACCACCTTTTCGTCCATCCGCTCGCTTCCGCTGATCTGGATTTGTGCTTCGGAGTGCAGGCTCCAGCCAAGGGTGAGCAGAAGCCAGCTCAATCCAGTGGCGGTGAGGAGAAAAAAAACAAGTCGCCACAATTGAATCAAGCGCTCTTGCCTGCGCTCTTGGCGCAGTCTTCGACGCCGTTCCACACCAGGAGGCAGCGGCCCTTGGCTTTTGCGTTTGCCGAGCTTGAGGCCTTTCTTGCTGGAAGCGTCCGGGCTCACAAGTCGCAGCGTGCACGAGACATGAGCTGATCCATCCAACGTCGGGCACGGTCAGCATCAGCAAAGGGCACGTCGAGCTGACGGCCATCCCCAATCAACCTGATACGGCAGCGACCTTGAGATTCACTGGCCAGGGGTGCCTCCCCTGACGCCAAGGCCATCAATTCCACCAATTCCAGGCCCTTGATCACAAAGTGCCCCTCGTCTTGAAATGACCCAGCACTGAAGCTGCTCCAGCGCAGTTCTCCATCCTTGAGTAGTGCTGCGCCGCAGCCATCGAGTTTTGCTAACTCAGACCCTTCGCTCCAGGTTCGGAACAGATTTTGACGACGGCGCTCAAGCCACCCAAGTGCTACGAGCAGCACAAAGGCGACAAGGAGTGGAAGCCAGAGCAGACCTTCAATCATCGCTTGTCTGGATGTTGATTCATTCTCGCGCTGTGTGGACCAGCTGGGCCACTAACTCTGGTAAAGCGATACCACTGGCCTCCCAAAGCATGGGATACATGCTTTGGGAGGTGAATCCAGGCAGGGTGTTGATCTCGTTGAGCCAGATCTCACCGCTGTGCTCATCGTAAAAAACATCCACTCGGGCCAAGCCATAGGCGTGAACAGCCGTGCAAGCCTGCAGGGCAATCGCTTGAACCTGAGCGCTCACCTGGTCGGGAAGTGGGGCTGGAATCAGCGTTTGGCTGCAGCCTTCGGTGTATTTGGTGTTGTAGTCATACCAATCGGCATCAAAGCTGATTTCACCCACCACGGACGCCTTGAGCTGTTGCCGTCCGAGTACGGCGCATTCCAACTCGCGTGCGGAGACCCCACGTTCCACAACGAGGCGGGTGTCATGGCGTGCCGCTTCTTGCAGGCCCGCAAGCAGTTGGTCTCGGTTACGAGCTTTGCTGATCCCAACGGATGAGCCCATGTTTGCCGGTTTGACAAAGCACGGATATCTCAATTCCGATTCGATCCTGGCGATCAGTTTGTTTTGGCGTTCAGGGTGATTGAGGTCCGCAGCGTTCATCCCCACATAGGGAACTTGAGGTAAGCCTGCGGAGGCAAAAGCAGCTTTCATGGCCAGCTTGTCCATCCCTACGGCTGAACCGAGCACGCCGGAGCCCACATAGGGCTGCCCCATCAGGGTGAACAACCCTTGCACCGTGCCGTCTTCTCCGTTTGGACCGTGAAGCACGGGGAACCAAACATCCACGCGGTCGTTGTTGATCGGCAGGGAACGGAAGCCCGCTGGTGGTAGGGGCTGGGGAAGGCTGTCGTCTGCAGGAGGCTGTTTCTGCTCGAGCACGCCGTTTGCAATTTGCTCAGGCCACCAACGCCCCGCCTGATCGATGTAAATCGGAATCACCTCGAAGTGATCTCGATTTTTCCCCTCTTGAAGGGCGTTAATGACCGTGATCGCCGAGCGAATTGACACGGCATGCTCACCGGATGCTCCTCCGAACACAACGCTAATGCGAACGGGAGAAGAGGGCATGGTGCGGCCGTTCATTCAAGAAGCGAACTTGAAAGGTATCAGTTGATCACAGGTGTGCCAGTGAGCGAGAACGAGCGAACTTGATCGATTCGAACATCGACCAGATCTCCTGCACGATGTGTGATGCCGTTAGGGGATTCAGCTGAGAAGAAGGTCAGCCTGTTGGTGCGCGTCCGCCCCATGAGCTGGCTTGGATCTTTGGGATTGATCCCCTCTGCAAGCACTTGCTCGATCCGACCGGCATAGCGAGCATTCCGCTCTTTTGCCGTGGTTTCCACAAGAGCATTGATCTCTTGCAGGCGTGCCACTTTGACCTCTTCTGACAGCTGATTGTTCCAGTCCGCAGCGGGTGTGTTGGGTCTTGGTGAATAGGCAGCTGTGTTCACTTGGTCAAAGCCAATCTCTTCAATTAACGCCAGGGTGCGTCTGTATTGCGCATCGGTTTCGCCGGGGAACGCCACGATCACATCAGCACTGACGGCTGCATCGGGCATGCGATCGCGAATGCGATCAATGATGCGGCGATAGCGCTCAACGGTGTACCCGCGGGCCATGGCTTTTAGAAGTTCGTTATCACCGCTTTGAAAGGGGATATGAAAGTGTTCGCACACTTTGGGGAGGTCAGCGCAGGCATCAATCAGGCGCTCGGTGAAATATCTCGGGTGACTCGTGGCAAAGCGCAGGCGTTCGATGCCTTCCACGTGATGCACCTCGTAAAGGAGATCCGTGAGGGTGTGTTGGCGTCGGCCCTCGGCGGTGATGCCTGGTAGATCGCGGCCATAGGCATCGATGTTTTGGCCGAGCAGGGTGATCTCTTTGAACCCACGCGCTGCCAATCCTTCCATCTCCAAAATGATCGAGTCCGGCAGCCGGGATTGCTCCTTGCCACGGACCGAGGGCACGACGCAATAGGTGCAACGTTCGTTGCAGCCGTAGATCACATTCACCCAAGCGCAGGTGCTGCTATCGCGCCTGGCGGTGGTGAGGTCTTCGAGGATGTGATGGTCTTCAGTCGCGACCACCTGTTGTCCTGTTTGGACTTGTGTGAGCAGGGTCTCGAGGCGATTGGCGTGCTGGGGTCCCATGACCAAATCCAGCTCTGGCACTCGGCGCAGTAAGGACTCTCCCTCTTGTTGAGCGACGCAGCCAGCCACCACCAAGGTGAGATTGGGATTGGTTCGCTTGCGGATGGCCTGGCGACCCAAATAGCTGTACACCTTTTGTTCGGCGTTGTCGCGAATGGTGCAGGTGTTGTAGAGAACGAGATCGGCGTCCAGTTCAGCATTGGCTTCCTGATAGCCCATGGTTTCCAGGATTCCTGCCATTCGCTCGGAATCGGCTTTGTTCATCTGGCAGCCAAACGTGGTGATCCAGTAGCTGCCGCGCTGCTGCTCATCTCGAGGGGAGGATGCAGGGTTGGTCTTGGTAAGACTGGGATTGGCGGGACTGGAGAGAGCCAAAGCGGGTGGCGATCCTGGAGACCGACGACGGTGAAATCTTCTTTTAGTTTGAGTCACCGTCAGCTTGTGGCGGCTTGGGGATCGGCGTATCAGGACGATGGGCTCGTTTCTTCGGCGCTTTTCTCTTACCAAAGCGGTGCCGCTGGCGATTGGCCGCGGAACCACGGCCCAGGTGGAACATCTCGAGCTCACCTTTGGTGCATCGGCCTGGTCACTCCACGATCGCGCGACCACGACGTACAGAGACCATTCACTCTTGTCAAGACGCCCTAAGTCTTCCCTGCGACGACCCCATCATCGATCGAGCAGACGACCTACCAAAGGTCTTTCTTAATCGTTGAGGGCGGATGAGGGGATTCGAACCCCCGGATGGCGGCACCACAAGCCGCTGCCTTAACCACTTGGCGACACCCGCCGTGTCGGGTAAGAATCTACCAATTGGCCTACTTGTCCTGGAGATGCTCATCGGTCTTTTCCGTAAGCCATCGGCCAACGCAGTGGCCGCCGTTCTCGCCTTGGCCGCCTCTGGTGTGGCACTCACCTTCACCAATCCCTCTTCTGAAGACTTCAAAAGCTATGCGGGCGGCCAACTCGTCTCCTTGATCAGCGACGAGTTGTGTGATGGTGGTTTGCCGATGGTGCTACAGCTTTGGGTGAAAGATTGCCCGCGCTTGATTCTTGATCAGGAGCCAGCGTTGGCGGAGCTGGCTGGTCAATTCAGCCGTCGTCTCAACTTTGGCTTCGCCAGCGTTTACACCACTGAGATTGGTGGACAGGACCTACTCCCCACCTTGCGACTTCCGCAGTATTCGGTCACGACCCTCGGAATCGCCGGTCAATTTGTCATCCTTCACTCCAGCAGTGACGCCGGCAAGATCGAATGATTCCTCGTGTTGGAGATGGCACGCTCAGTGCCTGGATTCCAAGGGGATTGGTCGAGCTGGGTCATGAACGCGTTGGAACGCCCGCGCCGATCACCCGCGCCGATGGCCTTTGTGCCCTGCAGGTGTTCTGGCGTGAGGGACGGATTGTGCAAGTGCAGCCGCTTGATGAGGGGGCAGCGGAACCGGATGGGATGTTGCTTCCCCGTCTGCTGGAGCCACATGCTCACCTTGATAAGGCGTTTAGTTGGAGCCGCTACCCCAACCTCAGTGGGACCTATGCCGGAGCGATGGCGGCCAACTTCAGGGAACATCAGAGTCGAACCCTGGAGGTGGTTCAAGAGCGCTTTGAGCGCGCCATGCAGTTGGCTTGGCGTCATGGTCTGCGTGCTGTGCGCACCCACATCGACAGCCTGGGGCCTGGTGCCCAGTGCAGCTGGGACGCCATTCTTGAAGGATCGTCCCGTTGGCAAGATCGGGTGAGGGTTCAGCCGGTTGCCTTGGTTCCGGTTGCGCATTGGAGCAGCTCAGAAGGGGAACAGCTGGCGGCTCGGGTGGCCGCTTCCGGTGGCTTGCTTGGCGGTGTGATCACCCCCCCCTGCGCTGGGCGTTCAGATCGCCAGGCGCTGCGGAACCTTTTGGCGCTGGCCGATCGGCATGGATGTGGGGTGGATTTGCACATCGACGAAGCCAGCTCTGATCCTGCTGCCGGGATGTTTCAGCTGATGCGCGTTCTCAAGCGGATGACCGTTTCAGTGCCGATCACCTGCAGCCATGCCAGCAGTCTGTCGCTGCTCAGAGCGTCTGCTTTGCAGCGGCTTGCTGAACGGATGGTGCGTCACAACGTTCAAGTGGTGGCGCTGCCCCTGACCAAT
This window harbors:
- the hemW gene encoding radical SAM family heme chaperone HemW gives rise to the protein MTASAPRSAYLHIPFCYRRCFYCDFAVVPLGDRADAFGGSGSGSIEAYLDLLSAEINLSPQGPALATVYVGGGTPSLLRPDQIAALLQQLRGRFGFQDGAEITLEMDPATFERSDLQSLIAAGVTRVSLGGQSFDDVRLAALGRRHRSQDLLEACHWLQDSLQVGELQSWSLDLIRNLPDQGDQEWEAQLEQAVAVQAPHVSIYDLSVEPGTVFAWREKRGELALPEEDAAADRIAFTTRRLRRAGYCRYEISNFARPGHSSRHNRVYWSGAGWWAFGLGATSAPWGERMARPRTREAYASWLKDQSQELDSSLLQGSAASLPLDDRLLVGLRCHEGVDLWELARGCGWDERRCNRDLPGLEARWETYVVTGLMERFGRRWRLTDPEGMAVSNQVLVEVVEWWELLPDPVAP
- the panB gene encoding 3-methyl-2-oxobutanoate hydroxymethyltransferase; this translates as MRPAELIRFKQSGRAITMLTAWDALSAALVEEAGADVVLVGDSLAMVVLGHATTLPVTLEQMLHHSQAVCRGLSKPLAQQPLVVCDLPFLSYQCGLDRAVAAAGTILKESDAAAVKLEGGEPEVVAVVERLVRMGIPVMGHLGLTPQAVHRLGYQRQASDPRSQDKLHRQAQALQDAGCFSLVVEHIPGELAGRLRRHLSIPVIGIGAGADCDGQVSVTADLLGLTPSQPPFTTARMQGRELSITALKSWLKEQRDQGATPTTPPPPQAPDC
- the ftsZ gene encoding cell division protein FtsZ: MESVSSEMSSSMNPEGISPSQSARIEVIGVGGGGSNAVNRMILSDLEGVAYRVLNTDAQALIQSAANNRVQLGQTLTRGLGAGGNPSIGQKAAEESRADLQQALQGADLVFIAAGMGGGTGTGAAPVVAEVAKESGALTVGIVTKPFSFEGRRRMRQADEGIARLAEHVDTLIVIPNDRLRDAIAGAPLQEAFRSADDVLRMGVKGISDIITLPGLVNVDFADVRSVMTEAGTALLGIGVGSGRSRAVEAAQTAINSPLLEAARIDGASGCVINISGGRDMTLEDMTTASEVIYDVVDPEANIIVGAVVDERLEGEIHVTVIATGFTDGNPYRSERSSTRSAVSPFQPSSSTNIAPETGARIPDFLRQRQQRQNDN
- a CDS encoding cell division protein FtsQ/DivIB — translated: MSPDASSKKGLKLGKRKSQGPLPPGVERRRRLRQERRQERLIQLWRLVFFLLTATGLSWLLLTLGWSLHSEAQIQISGSERMDEKVVVKAAGLSFPQSLLSLEPGQIEAQLMRELPVQEVSVQRHLFPPGLDIQLVERRPIAAATRRGPKGIERGMVDREAQWMPMDMASRGEKPASAVKVDGWISNRREVIAQILQQRDLLGQPLKTIVVEPAGGVSLRIQTLGLVYLGANEALLDQQFKTIAQLNQSLPPNLRGASNEGLDLSDPSQPELKLRPAPKPKNAKKASDR
- a CDS encoding D-alanine--D-alanine ligase family protein, translating into MPSSPVRISVVFGGASGEHAVSIRSAITVINALQEGKNRDHFEVIPIYIDQAGRWWPEQIANGVLEQKQPPADDSLPQPLPPAGFRSLPINNDRVDVWFPVLHGPNGEDGTVQGLFTLMGQPYVGSGVLGSAVGMDKLAMKAAFASAGLPQVPYVGMNAADLNHPERQNKLIARIESELRYPCFVKPANMGSSVGISKARNRDQLLAGLQEAARHDTRLVVERGVSARELECAVLGRQQLKASVVGEISFDADWYDYNTKYTEGCSQTLIPAPLPDQVSAQVQAIALQACTAVHAYGLARVDVFYDEHSGEIWLNEINTLPGFTSQSMYPMLWEASGIALPELVAQLVHTARE
- the miaB gene encoding tRNA (N6-isopentenyl adenosine(37)-C2)-methylthiotransferase MiaB, with translation MTTFGCQMNKADSERMAGILETMGYQEANAELDADLVLYNTCTIRDNAEQKVYSYLGRQAIRKRTNPNLTLVVAGCVAQQEGESLLRRVPELDLVMGPQHANRLETLLTQVQTGQQVVATEDHHILEDLTTARRDSSTCAWVNVIYGCNERCTYCVVPSVRGKEQSRLPDSIILEMEGLAARGFKEITLLGQNIDAYGRDLPGITAEGRRQHTLTDLLYEVHHVEGIERLRFATSHPRYFTERLIDACADLPKVCEHFHIPFQSGDNELLKAMARGYTVERYRRIIDRIRDRMPDAAVSADVIVAFPGETDAQYRRTLALIEEIGFDQVNTAAYSPRPNTPAADWNNQLSEEVKVARLQEINALVETTAKERNARYAGRIEQVLAEGINPKDPSQLMGRTRTNRLTFFSAESPNGITHRAGDLVDVRIDQVRSFSLTGTPVIN
- a CDS encoding DUF4359 domain-containing protein, translated to MLIGLFRKPSANAVAAVLALAASGVALTFTNPSSEDFKSYAGGQLVSLISDELCDGGLPMVLQLWVKDCPRLILDQEPALAELAGQFSRRLNFGFASVYTTEIGGQDLLPTLRLPQYSVTTLGIAGQFVILHSSSDAGKIE
- a CDS encoding amidohydrolase family protein codes for the protein MIPRVGDGTLSAWIPRGLVELGHERVGTPAPITRADGLCALQVFWREGRIVQVQPLDEGAAEPDGMLLPRLLEPHAHLDKAFSWSRYPNLSGTYAGAMAANFREHQSRTLEVVQERFERAMQLAWRHGLRAVRTHIDSLGPGAQCSWDAILEGSSRWQDRVRVQPVALVPVAHWSSSEGEQLAARVAASGGLLGGVITPPCAGRSDRQALRNLLALADRHGCGVDLHIDEASSDPAAGMFQLMRVLKRMTVSVPITCSHASSLSLLRASALQRLAERMVRHNVQVVALPLTNGWLLGRQDFRTPLQRPLAPIRQLQRAGVCVAVGGDNVQDPWFPAGNFDPLALIAASLAQAQLAPWERLGLSPFTTAAARLMEMEWDGVIRVGAPADAMQLPVQSWAEALAAPPQRRLLVRGVWVQD